Within Plasmodium coatneyi strain Hackeri chromosome 14, complete sequence, the genomic segment CAGACgaattgttctttctttttttatatgcgtAGCAATAAGCATCCATGATTTTACTCTTGAAACTATTGAGCCCTTGATGTTTATTTAATTCATTCCCCAATTTATTCTCCCAATCTGCAGGCCAGCCTTCACTAAGACTGCATTCGTTCGAAGCAGTACTGAATTTATCATAGAAATCAGCCTTCGAAGGTAAATTCTTCAAATCAGGCGCCTAAAGGTATAAttaacaatatatatgtattcctaCATTCCTCATTACATGACGTATGAAGTGTATTATATGTGCTccacatatttatgtatcTATTTTAAGCAATAGAAGAAGAGCAACCCTCAGTATTGTTCCTTACCCATCCTGACATTGTTCACGCAcagatgtgtatatattgCTATATaatgaaattattttaaaatgtcttccttcatatatgttcatgtgGAATAAATAATTGAGAGTTCCACTTGTTCTATGGTGATTATGAATGAATACCAggtttttcacttctttaagcaatatacacatattccttcaatttttgaaTAATAACAACAAGACgtcacatacatatatattgtatacgGTTTATATACGTAACAGAATTAAGAATATGTTAAATCAGGAAAACAGAGAATGGAAAAGGCAAAGTCGAagttcctccccccttcctcctcaaaATGGGTGTTTACcccctttatatatatatatatatagaaaggaaataaataacataGAAGATGTTAtaaacagggaaaaaatgcgcaaCGAACACTTCTATTtgacacacacatatatatatagaagtgTGTGTATAGTAGGTACACTACTGACAAAAATGCGCGTAcaccatttatatataacagtaaaaaaatttgtttaaaatCCTTATATAAAATGTCGGAATAAATAACAGGATCGACACtattatacacacacacataaggaagagaagaaaggggaaggaagatgggCACATCGCCGTCGTCTCCACATCGACAAATTGTATATTGTGGacttccccccaaaaagAATGTGGTAACGTCTACAATGTGGTATACGTTCCCCAACAATGTGGCGTCAAAATGTGAGGTATATACGTTCCTCCCCCCACATCGTTATCCTCCcacattttatacacatttgtAGAACGTCCGCACAAACGGTGACgtcccccccaaaaatgTGATAAGTTCCCCACATCGACAAATTCGTCGGCATGGACCCCTCCCGTTCAGCGAAGCGAGGCCACGTATAACTTGCTCTACGAGATTTTCGGCGCACACCACACATCTCGGCGTACATACACTTCGGGAGTGCAGCGTCCCCTCCCTTCTCGCGAAGTAGATTGCCATAAAACGTATGCGCCTTTGCATTTGTTTGCATCTGTTCGCACATTTTCCCGCATTCTCTCGCATGCACGCGCACACCCTAACGTGCTTGcccacttccttccttcctcctccttagactatcctttccttccttagaccctcctttccttccttagacatcccttcctttccgttccccttttttggagcATTCTTCTCCCTACTaagcgcttttttttttttttttttgcgcaattttttctgtgtgacaaatttatattagggccatttttttttttcttttggacaattctttttgacattttttttttttttttgacaatttctttttgaCAATTctttggacaactttttttttttggcaattttttctgtgtgacaaatttatattagggcattcttttttttttttttttgacattcttttttatgcaattttcctttgacacgttttttgtgacaaaatttatattagggcatttttcttttttattttggctAATTTTCTTTTGGCAAATATTATACCTAAAATCGAATGAACACACAAGGAAAGGATGCAGCTTTCCCTTGTTTTATGTAAACATCATTATTCCTGTTTTGTGTGAACTGCACATCaagatgtgtataacataaaagaagaatgcacGGGTGAACCACTGCGGACCTCCTCCGCGAGAATCGTCGCGCGGACCCTCGCGCACAATTTTGaaacacttttttcaaatgtccaCATAATTAGAACTtaagggaaaggaacaaaaaagtaTTATGTTAAggtcaaaaaaattatgaaggtaaagaaacctataacaaaaaaaaattttaatgaacatatatattggatctttcagtaaaaaaaaattatcccaacACATCcatgaagtggaaaaaatttttttttccgaactTATATTGTTTACACATTGAAGTTAACACTATAGTacaataagaaaaaaaaaagagattgaaaaaaatacgaagaaataaagaaagaggacaatgtcattttgctttttatgTTGTATAAACTGTGCGGTCATCTATTCACTCAGTGCTGCATGGTATAACttatatttgttcctttcctttgttgttgttgttgtccaCGCCCTGCTTCCCTTGAGGATTCTGTTGTTGTGTACGGGACGGAATATGCTGTTCTATCATCTGTTATTGTGAAACCCTGTGTCGACGTATCCGTTGAATCATATGTTGAGCTGTTTTCTGTGAACGTATCAAAGTCGCTTtcaattgttgttcttttttttcttgtggtCCTTCCTCCGCTGTCTTTCCcaaaatggttaccaaaTTTATTACTGATCCAGGGGGGTAAAAGGTTatactaataataataaaaatgagaagcgtgcacatgtatacttatatatatatacatatagataTAAAGCACCcttattctatatatttgtgcTCTTTAAATGAGGAGAATAAATATTAGTCAATACCATTGCTTATGTTATTTCTGTAGTGAcaattaccttatataagaagaaagtgacAATTGCTGGCACCCCTACTAATCCAACTGCGGAAGAAACAGCAGCAGTGGGGGTCACACTACTTCCCACATTTGTAGAGGGCGCCTCTGCTCCACTCTCTATTTGGCCATAATAAGTGTCTAACGGCCCATTTAAGGAATCAGTGCACCCTTCAGTTTGGTCGTCCTCAGGAAGGTCACCACCACCTttagaaagaagagaagaaagttCATCCTCTTCGTCCTTCCCTCGCTCACCTAAGGCAGTCTCTTCTTCTGGAGACATTGGATCACACTCTAAAGTTAATTTTGGATtattcctgtttttttcaaacacTGACCTAAATTCGCTGTGGCATTGCTTGTCTGAACTTCCACATTTAGCATGCACTGCATTGTAAGCATCAACAATGGCATCTATGTGAGCTTTATACTTTGTGGTGCAGGAAGGTTTAGGAGAGTCGGAGGTGGGACTCTCAAAATATCTTGTTATATTATCATAGTCAGTGAGGAATTCAAATAGTGTTTTTTTGTGAGCGAAAGAAACGGTATTTGAGGTGGTAGTACTAGGGTCCATGTCCGTGAGGGAACATTTGTGCTCAGACTTAATATTCCCCAATTCATTATTAATCGCTTCCACCAGTGTAGAAAATGAAGTGTCCGTCCCCTCCTTCAATTTGTCAGAGAACTTATCTTGTAGccaaaaattgaagaatttGCAGTGCGTATCACTGAAATCATTTTCTGTAAATAATGTAGACACCTTACACAAGACCTTTGCAACTACCGTTGcatatttttcacctttaaaatatgttttcattttgtcatatattttttttctagggAAGCAGGGATAATAGCAATGATCAAGGTTCTCTCTGAATTTTCTATAATACTGCAAATTTGAGGATAAATGCTTCAAATTCTCTTTCTATAAGTGTATGTAAGTGGAAGTTGGAGTGATGTGTGAGGGGGTggggttatatatatatatatatatatattcattagGAAtgtaggtggttggtgggttgttaggggtggtggtgctttttttttttttttttttttttttttttattaccgtTAGTTTGGTCTTAGACTGGGTCATCGTTTTCTTTGCTTCAGGACATGTTAGTTTCAGTGTGTCCCACGATTTACACTCACCATTATTCCAGTATTTATTCCTAAATTCCTCACAgtatttattcttattaCTCGTACAATCATAACATGACAATGAATAGCCACCATGCGCTTTCTTACGATCTGTTTCGTACTGTTGATCACTGACATATCCTTTACAATTGTCTTTCTTCTGAATAGCTTTAGTGTTATATTCGTAGTCAAAGAGATTCTTAATCCCTTCGCAGAAATATTTCATAATATCAGGGTATATATTAGTACATCTCCTTTTAGGGTTACTTTCCCATGGGAATTTGTCCAGTGCTGCGTAAATGGAGTTCATGCCCTTCCCAAAAGTTTGATCTttaggcaattttttccccatttcagTACATATCcaaaagtataaaaagtAACATGGTGTGTTGTCGGATGGGTCGTCCGTGTTCACTGTACGTGCGTAATAATAGTTTCTAACAATTCTGGCGGCCAAATTCGGATCAgtcattcctttcttccttaatgcGGTATTTACACCTTCTACCACTGGCCCCGTACAGTATTGCGCCCTCCCATAGGAGCCTGAACAATGCCACTTATCAAAttcattgtatattttttgtgaggGTAATGGACTTGAACCAGGACCCtacaaaatgtataattGAACAGGGAAATGGAATGTGGAAATAAGTGTCTCCATATTTCCCCCTATGTTCTCATTTTACTTTGTACAtgattgttgttgttgttcttcttgtaTGTGAACTTAGGTATTAGCATTAAGCAGAGTATAGAATTTTCTATGTTCCTCTTACttgtaccattttttattagtatacttctacttctttgtacaatatatatatatgttaagattactccttcatttatatatatataaggattGATAAAAGGAAATTTCCTCCCCTCTTCTGTAtgattatgtgtatattacacttttcacttttctttcttttccttttcaataATAACTATACACACTCCTTAAATTTTTGAACTGCAATAACACATTAGGTACATGTATCTGaattattatatgcacatatataattaaagaagagaaatgtACGAATGAGCTTAGTGAACTAACAGcatagagaagaaaaaaaaatgaaactgccttttttgtacattcccCATTCATGCTTCATATTATTCGAATTTGCACTATCACCCGGAATATTATACCATAATTTATCTTATtctattattacatatatataaaggaaacTTAATTCTCTTTTTACCTTGTGTATAGGAaacttttttgtttgcatTACACATGTTCAAATGATATGAGGAGAATGTTAACAGTTCCTCGAATGTAATACTcctcatatatacataatgcaTTCATTACTGCTATCCTAAAGGAAGAGTTAATTCAAActtgttaatatatatgtagtgtcCAGTTCATATAGGAAGGGTTTATTCCTGTTAAATGTACACACGTATTATTATGTGGAAAGGAGGGCACGTACCCATGGAATACATGAACAATATATAATGCACCCAAAGTTAAATTAATTATACTTAAAAGAGGAGAGGGAAAAGGTAGGAGTTCATGTTAAGTATATTGCAGTACACaattctttcttcacttATTACAGCTAAGTAACAGCAACTTCcacctttccccccctttttattacctccttttcctttgtttttttcttttttccttttaccttctacacttttttccgatggcttagggttcagggtttagggtttagggtttagggttcatgatTTAAGCTTGAgattttatgttttagggtttagattttggggttcatggtttatgTTTCAGGGTTGAGGTTTTTATCCTTTAGGTTTTGGAGGTTGAGTATTCATGGTTTGGGAtttacggtttagggtttacggATTAGGGTTTACGgcttaggatttagggtttagggcctAGGATTTCAGGGTCTTGTGTTTAAGGTTCAGCGGTTCAGGATTcatgatttagggttcagggtttagggtttaaggtttagggttcaaggtttattgtttagggttcatgatTTAAGCTtgagtttttattttttaggatttagattttagggttcaaggtttatgtttcagggttcagggtttttaggatttagggtttggaGGTTGTGTGTTCATGGTTTGTGGTTTACGGATTTAGGAATCgagttttaggttttagatTAAGGGAATAATATTAGGGGTTAGTGGGAGCTGAGGTTCAATGTGAAGTAGTATGTTTCAGGGTATGGGAATTAATGTTCATGGTATAGAATGTAGGGATTTGGCGCTttaggaacaacaatatgtCCTGCTGTTTAGCTTTGGAAGGTGTAGGGGCAACAGTTTGAcctggtatttagctgttttagggtataagtagaacaatgtggcctggtacTTAGTTGTTTTAGGGAGGGGTATGGATCTAATGTTTgcataaggaaaaagaggaaaggaaaaaaaaggagaaaaaagagacgaatgtaaaaaaatgtacgaaaggaaaagaaagaataaaaggaatggaggaaaaatggaagtaaTGGAAGGGTATTCTTCCCTTACGCtgtatataaactgtgtgcgttaatttatgcttcctccaggaaggaaaggaaagattACATACGATTTGTTACATTATAATGTGATGTTAGatgttctgataacctatattctgGTGATGACCTGGCCTATTGCTATTTATTCCTGCTCTTGCTGTTCTTTCTCCCCTGTTAGGCTTTCTTGTGTTGTACGCAGCAGGAGAACGTATTGTAGTGGAATCAAGTATGGAACTTGTTTCCGAACTTTCCGTGAAGTCCACTGTTGttgaagtttctgttaaGTCGTCAATGTCACTCCCAGCtgatcttcttcctcttatgttgctccttcttcctccagaagcgtggttaccaaaccaagaagaccatggctTATACTGAAGaaaggggtggtaggtgggttggtggaaggaaggtaatgttaggggtggttcgTGGAAGGGAGtttgttaggttggtggttggtcgaaggaaggttgttagttggtagggtggaaggaatgtggtgttaggggtgttggcTGGAATATTTCcgggaaggaacgttgttaggtggtagggtggtaggtggattgttaggtggtaggtggattgttaggtggtaggtggattgttaggtggtaggtggattgttaggtggtaggtggattgttaggtggtaggtggattgttaggtggtaggtggattgttaggtggtaggtggattgttaggtggtaggtggattgttaggtggtaggtggattgttaggtggtaggtggattgttaggtggtaggtggattgttaggtggtagggtggtaggtgggttgttaggatgtatattaataatagtgttcccttttataaataataactgccattactttatataaaaagaaaggaagggctGTCGCTGCTAATGTACCAATTATGGAGGAGATGgaagaggtggtggtggcaccACGTATCATTTCTTCTGTTTTGGAGGATGCTGCTTGTGCTTCGCGttctattcttttctttgcaGTTGTTAATTGACTTTTCAATGCTGATAATTTCTGCCCAATGTCAATCTTATGCTGGTGccaaaaatttgtacaataaTCATCACCGCTCCTTTCGTTTGTACAGGACTGTTCCATTTTACCCTTTGTTGCTTCGACACTCTCCACGTAGCTTTTACATATCTGAAAACCTTCGGACCCACTAATTTGTAACAAAGTTTGTACTATGTTACCGTCATACCAAAAGTCGAATAAagtttttctattattgaaAATGTCTTTGTCAACGTGTACTCTATTACTATCACTATCACAGGGGAGTTTACATTGTTGTCCCGATGTGCAAGAATCTCTTATAGCTCTGCAAATAACACTTAGTGCACCTTGAAATTTCTCACGTCCCTCTTTAGTTTTAGTTAATTTATCCCCAaaccaataatataggaaatgGCGCGCCGTACATTCGAGTGATTTCTTCTGTACATTGTTTCTGtattctttgtatatatggcCTAGTGCTTTCTCAAACTGTTCTCTGCAATTATTATATTCATTGCCTTTCAATGaataattcttcctttctgtgTCGCAATTACCATTTGTACTTGTACATTCTTCCTCGCTCCTTTCGAATTTATCATAGAAATCAAACTCTGAAGGTAACCCGCTTATAAATGGTCCCTACAAATATGTAGtgggagaa encodes:
- a CDS encoding KIR-like protein → MSSGPFISGLPSEFDFYDKFERSEEECTSTNGNCDTERKNYSLKGNEYNNCREQFEKALGHIYKEYRNNVQKKSLECTARHFLYYWFGDKLTKTKEGREKFQGALSVICRAIRDSCTSGQQCKLPCDSDSNRVHVDKDIFNNRKTLFDFWYDGNIVQTLLQISGSEGFQICKSYVESVEATKGKMEQSCTNERSGDDYCTNFWHQHKIDIGQKLSALKSQLTTAKKRIEREAQAASSKTEEMIRGATTTSSISSIIGTLAATALPFFLYKYKPWSSWFGNHASGGRRSNIRGRRSAGSDIDDLTETSTTVDFTESSETSSILDSTTIRSPAAYNTRKPNRGERTARAGINSNRPGHHQNIGYQNI